One Tolypothrix bouteillei VB521301 DNA window includes the following coding sequences:
- a CDS encoding GDP-L-fucose synthase family protein, translating into MSTLELKNKRILVTGGAGFLGRQVIDQLCKAGAEQNKITVTRSRECDLRLWENCQRAVDQQDIIIHLAAHVGGIGLNREKPAELFYDNLMMGTQLIHAAYQAGVEKFICVGTICAYPKFTPVPFKEDDLWNGYPEETNAPYGIAKKALLVQLQAYRQQYNFNGIYLLPVNLYGPEDNFDPRSSHVIPALIRKVYEAQLKGEKKLPVWGDGSPTREFLYSEDAARGIVMGTQYYNDPEPVNLGTGYEISIRDLIHLICELMEFEGEIIWETDKPNGQPRRCLDTERAKQAFDFTAQVDFKQGLKNTIDWWRKNAA; encoded by the coding sequence ATGAGCACCTTAGAACTTAAAAACAAACGTATTCTCGTAACTGGTGGAGCTGGTTTTTTGGGACGTCAAGTCATTGACCAACTCTGTAAGGCTGGCGCTGAGCAAAACAAAATTACAGTCACGCGATCGCGTGAGTGCGACCTGCGTCTGTGGGAAAATTGCCAAAGAGCAGTCGATCAACAAGACATTATCATTCACCTAGCAGCCCATGTCGGTGGAATTGGTCTGAACCGTGAAAAACCAGCTGAATTGTTCTACGACAACTTAATGATGGGTACGCAGTTGATTCATGCTGCTTATCAAGCTGGAGTAGAAAAGTTTATCTGTGTTGGGACTATCTGTGCCTATCCCAAATTTACTCCCGTCCCATTCAAAGAAGACGACCTGTGGAATGGCTACCCAGAGGAAACAAACGCCCCCTATGGAATCGCCAAAAAAGCCCTTCTCGTTCAACTGCAAGCCTACCGCCAACAGTACAATTTTAACGGCATTTACCTATTGCCAGTGAACTTATACGGCCCGGAAGACAATTTTGACCCCAGAAGCTCTCATGTCATTCCAGCGTTAATTCGTAAAGTTTATGAAGCGCAGCTTAAAGGAGAAAAGAAACTTCCGGTTTGGGGTGATGGTAGCCCAACTCGCGAGTTTTTATATTCAGAAGACGCTGCACGAGGTATCGTTATGGGTACCCAATACTACAACGATCCCGAACCTGTCAACTTGGGAACGGGTTATGAAATTTCTATTCGCGACTTAATTCATCTCATTTGTGAGTTAATGGAATTTGAAGGCGAAATTATTTGGGAAACAGATAAACCTAACGGACAACCTCGCCGTTGTTTAGATACAGAAAGAGCCAAGCAAGCTTTTGACTTTACTGCCCAAGTAGACTTTAAGCAAGGGCTGAAGAATACAATTGACTGGTGGCGTAAAAACGCTGCTTAA
- the gmd gene encoding GDP-mannose 4,6-dehydratase, producing MTQRKRALITGITGQDGSYLSEFLLEQGYEVHGIIRRTSTFNTDRIDHLYEDPHKEGVKLLLHYGDLTDGTTLRRILEEVQPLEIYNLGAQSHVRVSFDSPEYTVDSVGMGTLRLLEAIRDYQHRTGIQVRFYQAGSSEMYGLVQEIPQKETTRFYPRSPYACAKVYAHWQTVNYRESFGMFACNGILFNHESPRRGETFVTRKITMAVARIFAGKQKKLYMGNLDAKRDWGYAKDYVRAMWLMLQQDQADDYVIATGETHSVREFLELAFGYVNLNWQDYVEFDERYLRPAEVDLLIGDSTKARQKLNWTPSVTFEQLVAIMVEADLQALGLKSPNGKVSKVLQDNAMIRQELGVLHF from the coding sequence ATGACGCAACGGAAGCGAGCATTAATCACTGGTATTACCGGGCAAGATGGTTCCTACCTAAGTGAATTTTTGCTAGAGCAAGGTTACGAGGTTCACGGTATCATCCGTCGAACTTCAACTTTCAATACAGATCGTATCGATCACCTGTATGAAGACCCTCACAAAGAGGGTGTGAAGCTACTTCTCCACTACGGCGACTTAACAGACGGTACCACTCTGCGGCGGATTTTAGAAGAAGTTCAGCCACTCGAAATTTATAATTTAGGTGCTCAATCCCACGTTCGAGTCAGCTTTGATTCGCCAGAATACACGGTGGATTCAGTGGGAATGGGAACATTGCGTCTGTTAGAAGCAATTCGCGACTATCAGCACCGCACTGGCATTCAAGTGAGATTTTACCAAGCAGGTTCTTCGGAAATGTATGGTTTGGTACAAGAAATCCCACAGAAAGAGACTACACGGTTTTACCCCCGCAGCCCTTACGCCTGTGCTAAGGTTTACGCTCACTGGCAAACAGTAAATTACCGCGAATCATTCGGGATGTTTGCTTGTAACGGTATTTTGTTCAACCACGAATCTCCCAGAAGGGGAGAAACTTTTGTGACGCGCAAAATTACAATGGCAGTGGCCAGAATTTTCGCAGGTAAGCAGAAAAAGCTGTACATGGGGAATCTGGATGCCAAGCGTGACTGGGGATACGCCAAAGATTACGTCAGAGCCATGTGGCTGATGTTGCAGCAAGACCAGGCTGATGATTACGTGATTGCAACTGGCGAAACTCACTCAGTACGAGAGTTTTTAGAACTGGCATTTGGTTATGTCAATCTGAACTGGCAAGACTACGTGGAGTTTGATGAGCGCTATCTTCGTCCGGCGGAAGTGGATTTGTTGATTGGGGATTCTACAAAAGCGCGGCAAAAGTTAAACTGGACCCCATCGGTCACATTTGAGCAATTGGTCGCCATTATGGTGGAAGCCGACCTGCAAGCATTGGGTCTCAAGTCGCCTAACGGTAAAGTCTCAAAGGTGTTGCAAGACAATGCCATGATTCGGCAAGAACTGGGTGTGCTCCACTTCTAA